The genomic segment GCGGTACCGGTGTGCGGCTACCTCGCTATCACTACTTGATCAGGAAGTCATTCAGTGATTTTCCGCTTGCTACCAGCTCGGCTATCCATCGCGGTTGCCGCCCTCGACCGGACCACGTCTGGCCGCGCACTGCAGGATTGCGGTACTTGGGAGCGATCTTGGGCACTGTCGATTTGGCAGGCCTCCGATCACCTCGCTTCTTGGCGGTTTCGGAGGGCACGATCACTGAAGCGCCGTAGAGTTCCTCTATCGTGTATCCATGATCCTTGACGTACTTGTTGATCTTGGCGCGCATCGCTGTGGCCTTAGGGCGTGACAGCACTTTGGACTGCTGCTTCTCCGCCTGAGCAATCAGTGAGCGAAGTTCCTTGGCAGAAAGGCCGCTGATATCAATAGTCATGAATTCTTCCCCGATGTCGAGGCCCTAGCCTATTCTCAAATGACATTGCGTGTCACTCCATGTCCACTATGAGTCGCTCAATCTCAGGATCGACTACTAAAAAGTTTATCGTGTTAGCTACTCTCTCACTGCACATGATTTTCACGTGGCATATGGACCTGAGGACTAAAGACGCGCAGTGAGTGATTGCTGTGGTGTCGCCAAGAGTTCTTTGAGATCGCCAGTTTGAGGCATTGGATGAATCGACGTTAGACTCAAGCGCTTTCCGTAGCAGATCAGGGAGGCAAGGCGCATAACCGTGAGATCAATTCCCTTCATTGTCGCTGCCGCGTTGGCGGGAACTTCGCTGGCTGCAGATGCTTCTGAGGATAACCTCCATAGAGATCCTTACTTTGATCCAGGAGGCGCCGTCAGGTTCAACTATGGCTGGCTCGACTACGGGCCGACCAGCCGCCTGCAGCTTGAACTGCTGCGTGCAGACCTTGACGCTGGAACCGGACCGTTTTCCTTCTCTGCCCAATACCGCTGGTACGATGGCTTCGACGCCGTGCATCACGCCTACGCGGGCTGGCAGTTCTCCGATGCTACCCAGCTCAAGGCAGGTATCCAGCAAGTCCCGTTCGGGCTGCTCCCCACCGTTTCGCAGAGTTTCTGGTTCGGCTCCGGCTACTACCTGGGCATCGAGGATGATTACGATCCGGGCCTTGTGGTGATTCACCGCAGCGGCAGCACAACTTGGCATCTTGGCTGGTTCTCCGGAGACGAATACGGGTCCGGGGCTCGCTACGATCGCTACTCCTTTGATGTCGCGCAGACCGAGGCGTTGCCGTATCGCGAGCGGCAACGACTGCATGCACGCGTGGAGAGCGCGCGCGACTGGGGCGGCGGCGAACTGTTGCTGGGCGCATCAGCGTTTGCTGGCAAGGTGCAGAACACTCAGACACGGCGTCACTACGGTCATCAGGGCGCGGCCCTCCACGCACAGTGGCAGCGCGATGGTTGGACCGCGCAGTTGCAGTGGGCGCGGTACCGGTATGCCGTGCCCGGAGATCGCATCGCAATGTCGGCGTTCCAATCCCCCTTCCAGGTTGCAGCGCAGGCGGATGTGCCAAGCGCCAACATCGCCTATTCGTTCGGCCAGAAGGGCTGGCTGGATGACATCACCTGCTATAACAACCTCAGCATGACCCGCCCGGTCGGGCACCGCGCGGGCCTTCGTGATTCGTGGCAGAACGTGACCGGTTGCAGCCTGCAGAAAGGCATCATGCTCACCTATGTCGACTGGATCGCTGGCCGCAACATGTGGTTTGCTGGTGGTGATGGTATCGGCATCGACGAAGGAGGCCCTTCCAGCTGGCATTCGCGGCTGAACCTCAATATCGGCTTCTACTTCTGATCGGCCTCGCGCAAGCCGCAGGTTTTTCCACCCAATAACACGGAGGTATCCATGCAGAGCACGGCTCCGCAACATCCCCCCGTTCGCCAGCGGATCCTTCCGCAGGTGTTCATTCCCACGGCAGCCATCGTCATCGCGCTGCTGGCGCTTGCCGCCTTCGCGCCCGAAATGGCCACGCGGTGGTTCACCGCGGCCAAGTCATGGGCCGCCAATGATGCAGGTTGGTTCACCATCCTTGCAGTAGCCGGCTTCCTGGTCTTCGTCGTCGGCGTCGCCATCAGCAGTTACGGCCGCATCAAGCTCGGCCCTGACCACAGTACGCCGGACTACAGCTACGGCTCCTGGTTCGCAATGTTGTTCGCTGCCGGCATGGGCATCGGTCTGATGTTCTTCGGCGTTGCCGAGCCCATCATGCACTACGCCACGCCGCCGGTTGGTTCGCCTGAGTCCGCCGCCGCTGCCCGCCAGGCAATGCGCATCACCTTCTTCCACTGGGGCATCCACGCATGGGCGATCTACGCGGTGGTAGCGCTGTCGCTGGCGTACTTTGCGTACCGACACAATCTCCCGCTGCGTGTCCGCTCCGCGCTGTATCCGCTCATCGGCGACCGTATCCACGGCCCGTTGGGACATGCCGTAGACACGTTTGCCGCGCTGGGTACCATCTTCGGCCTCGCCACCTCGCTGGGGCTGGGCGTCATGCAGATCAACGCCGGCCTGAACTACCTGTTCGGCCTGGAGGTCAGTACGCTCGCCCAGGTTGGCTTGATCACCGTCATCACACTGGTGGCCACCGGATCGGTCGTGGCTGGCCTGGACAGCGGCGTACGCAGGTTGTCCGAGCTCAACATGATCCTGGCGGCGGCGCTGCTGGCCTTCGTGCTGGTCTGTGGACCCACCGTGCACCTGATGCAGGCACTGGTGCAGAACACCGGCATGTACGTTTCCCAGCTGTTCTCGATGACCTTCAACCTTTATGCCTACGAACCCACGGGTTGGCTGGGTGGCTGGACGCTGTTCTACTGGGGCTGGTGGATTGCGTGGTCGCCCTTCGTTGGCATGTTCATCGCGCGCATCTCACGTGGACGCACCGTCCGTGAGTTCGTGGTGGGGGTGCTGCTCGTACCGCTTGGCTTCACATTCCTGTGGATGACCATCTACGGCAACACCGCGTTGCACATGGTGCGGGCGGAGGGAATCCAGCAGTTGGTGCAGGCGGTCTCAACCGACAGCTCGATGGCGCTCTTCGAGTTCCTGGAGCACCTGCCGCTGACCATGCTGACCTCTTCGCTGGCGGTCATCCTGGTTGCGCTGTTCTTCGTAACCTCAGCGGACTCCGGTGCCCTGGTAATCGACATGCTCACCTCGAAGGGTGAGGAGGAATCACCGGTCTGGCAGCGAATCTTCTGGGCGCTGCTGGTCGGCGGCCTGGCGATTGCCCTGCTGGTGGCCGGCGGGCTGGAATCGTTGCAGGCAGCCACCATTGCCAGCGCGTTGCCATTTACGATCGTCATGATCCTGATGTGCTGGGGACTGCTGAAGGCCATGCATCTGGATGCCACCAAGCGCTCGATCCTGCGGGAGGCACGTATCCTGCCGGGCACCAGCGAGGATTGGCGGGCGCGCCTGCGCCTGCTGGCGCACAACCCGTTGAAGATCGAGGTGACCGGCTTCATCGAGCAGCGCGTCATTCCTGCATTGGAAGAGGTTGCTGCTGAGCTTCGCAAGCAGGATCTGCCGGTCCAGGTCTCCAAGGGAGAGGATGGTCGTGCGTGGCTACAGGTTGGCCATGGCGAGGAGATGGACTTCTTCTACTCCGTACGGCCCCAGCCCTATGAGCCGCCGACGTTCGCCCTGCAGGATCCCCGTCGGCCGGTCAGCGAGGGCACCCGTCATTACCGTGCGGAGGTCTATCTGCGGGAGGGCGGGCAGGACTACGACGTCATGGGGTGGACCAAGGTTCAGCTCATCCACGATGTGCTCGATCAATACGAACGCCACCGTCAGTTCCTGGACAAGGTGCGCTCGTAGAATCCGTACACAGATGCCGCCCGGAGGGGCGGCATCTGCCTTGGGCCGGGCATGACCCTGCCTTTGACGTGGCCTCGGCACCCGACCGTGCTATTGATGGTCGAACTGCCCAGGAAGTAGCCCATGCTCACCCGACTGAGGCTCGCAGCCAGCAAAGTTACCAAGCGGATGTGGTTCCGTTCGACCCTGTATGGCGCCCTGGGCATCATCACGGCGTTGGCCGGCGCGTTCCTGAAGTTCCTCATTCCCGTTGGCCTTGCCGCACGGATCGGCGCAGATTCCGTCGGCAACATCCTTGGCATACTTGCCGCGTCAATGCTGACGGTCACCACCTTCTCGCTGTCCACCATGGTCTCGGCATACGGCTCCGCATCCAGCAGCGCCACCCCGCGCGCGGCCCGCCTGCTGATCGAAGACGCCCGGGCCCAAGGTGCGCTGGCCACCTTCATTGGTGCCTTCCTGTTCTCGATCGTGGGCCTCATCGCGCTCAGCACCGGCATCTACGGGGACAGCGGCCGGCTTGTGCTGTTCGGGGCAACCATCGCGGTCATCATTGTCATCACAGTGACGTTGCTCAGGGCTATCGAGCAGTTCTCACGCTTTGGCCGCGTTGGCGAAACCATCGATCTGGTGGAGCGGGCGACCAAAGCGGCAATGAAGCGCCGCGCCGCGGAGCCTCGGCTCGGCGGAGCCAGTGCTGTCCCGGTAGGGGAGGGGGCGGTACTGCTGGTTGGCGATCAGGTTGCCTACGTTGAACATGTGGACGTCGCCCGGATCGACGGCATTGCACAGGAACATGATCTGCGCGTTCATCTGCTCTGCCAGCCGGGTACGTTCGCAACTCCGGCCCGTCCCTTGATAGCCATCGAGGGAAATCCACTTCCGGACGTGCAGAGTGAAGTGATCTCAGCCATTTCCTTCAGTGACGCGCGCTCCATTGAGAATGACCCACGGTTCGGACTGGTCGTGCTTGCGGAAATTGCCCAGCGAGCCATGTCACCTGCGGTGAACGACCCTGGGACCTGCATCGACGTCATCGGGACATGTGTCAGGCTGCTCTGTGCATGGTCCAGCCACGCAGGGGACGCTGCGACAGGCGAGGTGCTGTATCCGCGCGTGCACGTGCAGTGTCTCGACGTACGCGACATGTTTGAGGACGCGTTCACTCCGATTGCCAGGGATGCCGCCGCGTCCCTGGAGGTCAGTATCCGGCTGCAGAAGGCCTTCGCAGCGTTGGCAGGGTCCTCGAATGAAGCGACAAGAGTCGCATCACAGGCGCATGCCCGCATCGCGTTGGAGCGCGGCCTATTGGCCATGGATTTCGAAGCTGATCGCGAGGCGCTTCGAGCCGTCGCATCTTATTTGACTCTGGAAGATGTGGACCGCCGTTCGTAGTATCTTCCTATCAAAGCCCTTGAAGCGCTGCGCTGGCTATCAGTGCTCGACTGTGGTCTGGAGCACATCCGGTCAGCTCACCTTCCACAGCATGTATGCGGCAGTAATGAAGATCAGTACTGCAAATACCGTGTTCAGAGCTCCACGATAGTTGGCCAGCTTCGTCGAAGTTGCTGCACCTGCAATACCGCCAGCCACGCCGGCAACGACGAAAACTGCCGCGAGCTTCCAGTTGACCAGACCTGTACGCGCGTAGTTCAGTGCGGTGGTCATGCCAAATGCGGCGACGGCGACGAGCGAGCTTCCGACTGCGGCGATCATCGGCATGCCCGTCGCGGCCACCAGTGCGGGCACGATGAGAAAGCCTCCGCCAATGCCAAAGAAGCCAGAAAGCCCGCCGGCGGTGGCGCCCAGCCCAATCAGCGCGGGCGCGTTGCCTCTGCCGAGCCGCGCGTCCGTGAGTCCAGGCGTGTTGCGCCTGCGAAGCATGGCGATGCCGACAACGATCATAGCCACAGCAAACAGCGCCAACAGGCTCCTGCCGTCGAACGCCTTGCCCAAGCTGGAACCCAGGTATGCGCCCGCGATCCCCGCCAGAGCGAAGACCGAGGCACAAGGCCAGCGAACGTTCCCTCTACGGGCATGTATCACCAGATTCGACACCGCATTGACCGCTACTGCCAGGGCGCTGGTGCCGATAGCCACATGCGGATCTCCCACTCCGACCACGTAGAGCATCAGTGGTACCGCCAGGATGGATCCGCCCCCACCGACCACGCCCAGGACGAAGCCGACCAGGACGCCAGACAGGCCGCCCAGAACCAACTGCAGCAGAGATAGCGCTTCCATATGTCAGTCGCCGGACGCCGGGCCTTGCTGCAGCCGTGTTGCGATGGAAGAAAGGTCATAGCCTGCATCCGAAGCAACAGACAGAACGTGGTCAAACGCCGCTCCATTGTGAACGACTTCCGACAGCGCCCAAAGCATCGCAGCACGGGTGCCGGTTCTGCAGTACGCGGCAACAGGGCTTGGCAGCGCTTCGATCAACCTGGCAAAGGTATGCACCTGATCATCGGTAATGACGCCAGGCAGCGCAGGAAGATAGGCAAACTGCATGCCCGCCTGGTGGCAGGCGGCCTGCAGCGCATGGTGACTGGGCTGCTCCGGCTGTTCATCGTCGGGGCGGTTGCAGATCACGCTCGCAAAGCCCTGCTCCTTCAGGGCTTCAATGTCCTTTGGCAGGAGCTGGCCGGACACCTTGAGGCTGGCGGAGAGTGGCTTGAGGTTCATGGTTTTCCCGTAGTTGCAGTGGGGCGGTGAATGTGGCCATGCAGGAGCACGCCAGCGATCATTGCCGTGGCGAAGATGATCGCGAAGGGCTGGCCGGTTCCCAGCAACGCGATGGCTGGGCCGGGACATAGTCCGGCCAGACCCCAACCCAGGCCGAATATCGCCGCACCGATCACCAGGCGCCGATCGATGATGCGATGGGTGGGAATGTGCAGCGATACGGCAAGCAGCGGCGTTCTGCGGGCGCGTATCCACAGGTAGGCTGCGCCGGAAGGGATCAGTGCGCCCAGCATGACCAGCGCCAGGGAGGGGTCCCAGGCGTCGCTCACATCAAGGAAAGCAAGCACGCGGGCTGGGTTGGCCATACCGGATACGACCAGTCCCAGTCCGAAGAGTGCGCCGCACAGGAACGCGGCGAGACGGATCATGCCGTGCCCCCCGCCACAATCCGTACCAGGGTCGCCGTGGCCATGCCCACGAGCATGAACACGCAGGTCGCCACCACTGACCGCGGCGACGCCCGGCCCAGGCCGCAGACACCGTGTCCACTGGTACAGCCCGCCCCAAGGCGAGTTCCGTAACCCACCAGCAGTCCGGCA from the Stenotrophomonas maltophilia genome contains:
- a CDS encoding H-NS family nucleoid-associated regulatory protein, with protein sequence MTIDISGLSAKELRSLIAQAEKQQSKVLSRPKATAMRAKINKYVKDHGYTIEELYGASVIVPSETAKKRGDRRPAKSTVPKIAPKYRNPAVRGQTWSGRGRQPRWIAELVASGKSLNDFLIK
- a CDS encoding sulfite exporter TauE/SafE family protein, translating into MLQLVLGGLSGVLVGFVLGVVGGGGSILAVPLMLYVVGVGDPHVAIGTSALAVAVNAVSNLVIHARRGNVRWPCASVFALAGIAGAYLGSSLGKAFDGRSLLALFAVAMIVVGIAMLRRRNTPGLTDARLGRGNAPALIGLGATAGGLSGFFGIGGGFLIVPALVAATGMPMIAAVGSSLVAVAAFGMTTALNYARTGLVNWKLAAVFVVAGVAGGIAGAATSTKLANYRGALNTVFAVLIFITAAYMLWKVS
- a CDS encoding DUF2254 domain-containing protein is translated as MLTRLRLAASKVTKRMWFRSTLYGALGIITALAGAFLKFLIPVGLAARIGADSVGNILGILAASMLTVTTFSLSTMVSAYGSASSSATPRAARLLIEDARAQGALATFIGAFLFSIVGLIALSTGIYGDSGRLVLFGATIAVIIVITVTLLRAIEQFSRFGRVGETIDLVERATKAAMKRRAAEPRLGGASAVPVGEGAVLLVGDQVAYVEHVDVARIDGIAQEHDLRVHLLCQPGTFATPARPLIAIEGNPLPDVQSEVISAISFSDARSIENDPRFGLVVLAEIAQRAMSPAVNDPGTCIDVIGTCVRLLCAWSSHAGDAATGEVLYPRVHVQCLDVRDMFEDAFTPIARDAAASLEVSIRLQKAFAALAGSSNEATRVASQAHARIALERGLLAMDFEADREALRAVASYLTLEDVDRRS
- a CDS encoding BCCT family transporter; the encoded protein is MQSTAPQHPPVRQRILPQVFIPTAAIVIALLALAAFAPEMATRWFTAAKSWAANDAGWFTILAVAGFLVFVVGVAISSYGRIKLGPDHSTPDYSYGSWFAMLFAAGMGIGLMFFGVAEPIMHYATPPVGSPESAAAARQAMRITFFHWGIHAWAIYAVVALSLAYFAYRHNLPLRVRSALYPLIGDRIHGPLGHAVDTFAALGTIFGLATSLGLGVMQINAGLNYLFGLEVSTLAQVGLITVITLVATGSVVAGLDSGVRRLSELNMILAAALLAFVLVCGPTVHLMQALVQNTGMYVSQLFSMTFNLYAYEPTGWLGGWTLFYWGWWIAWSPFVGMFIARISRGRTVREFVVGVLLVPLGFTFLWMTIYGNTALHMVRAEGIQQLVQAVSTDSSMALFEFLEHLPLTMLTSSLAVILVALFFVTSADSGALVIDMLTSKGEEESPVWQRIFWALLVGGLAIALLVAGGLESLQAATIASALPFTIVMILMCWGLLKAMHLDATKRSILREARILPGTSEDWRARLRLLAHNPLKIEVTGFIEQRVIPALEEVAAELRKQDLPVQVSKGEDGRAWLQVGHGEEMDFFYSVRPQPYEPPTFALQDPRRPVSEGTRHYRAEVYLREGGQDYDVMGWTKVQLIHDVLDQYERHRQFLDKVRS
- a CDS encoding YeeE/YedE family protein — protein: MIRLAAFLCGALFGLGLVVSGMANPARVLAFLDVSDAWDPSLALVMLGALIPSGAAYLWIRARRTPLLAVSLHIPTHRIIDRRLVIGAAIFGLGWGLAGLCPGPAIALLGTGQPFAIIFATAMIAGVLLHGHIHRPTATTGKP
- a CDS encoding TIGR01244 family sulfur transferase, which produces MNLKPLSASLKVSGQLLPKDIEALKEQGFASVICNRPDDEQPEQPSHHALQAACHQAGMQFAYLPALPGVITDDQVHTFARLIEALPSPVAAYCRTGTRAAMLWALSEVVHNGAAFDHVLSVASDAGYDLSSIATRLQQGPASGD